In one Tripterygium wilfordii isolate XIE 37 chromosome 22, ASM1340144v1, whole genome shotgun sequence genomic region, the following are encoded:
- the LOC119992017 gene encoding gibberellin 3-beta-dioxygenase 1-like, producing the protein MPSRLSDAFRAHPVHLHHKHLDFTSLQELPESYRWTTDQPDDDHHHHYPSTHESVPVIDLLDPNALQNINHACKSWGIFQVTNHGIPTSLIEKVEMASKSLFSLPHETKLKAARSPDGISGYGLARISSFFSKLMWSEGFTIVGSPLEHFQQLWPQDYIKLCDIIEEYQKEMKKLAGRLMWLMLASLGITKEDIKWANPKGDLKDNCDALQLNYYPACPDPDRAMGLAAHTDSTLLTILHQNNTNGLQMMKDGSGWVTVPPVSGGLVINVGDLLHILSNGLYPSVLHRAVVNRNQDRLSVAYLYGPPSSVQISPLSKLVGPSQPPLYRSITWTEYLRTKAKYFNKALLSVKVCAPFNGFLDVSDHNSVTVG; encoded by the exons ATGCCTTCAAGACTCTCTGATGCCTTCAGAGCCCACCCTGTCCATCTCCACCACAAACACCTTGACTTCACTTCACTCCAAGAGTTACCTGAATCATACAGATGGACTACTGATCAACCGGACGacgaccaccaccaccactacccTTCCACCCATGAATCCGTGCCGGTGATCGATCTTTTAGACCCCAATGCCCTTCAAAACATCAACCATGCATGCAAGTCTTGGGGTATCTTTCAAGTAACAAACCATGGTATCCCCACCAGCCTTATTGAAAAAGTTGAGATGGCAAGTAAGAGTCTTTTttctttgcctcacgaaacaAAGCTCAAGGCGGCTCGATCTCCCGACGGAATCTCCGGCTATGGATTGGCTagaatctcttctttcttctccaagcttatGTGGTCTGAAGGATTCACTATTGTGGGATCTCCGCTAGAGCATTTTCAACAACTTTGGCCTCAAGATTACATCAAATTATG TGATATAATTGAAGAGTATCAAAAAGAGATGAAGAAGTTGGCAGGGAGGCTTATGTGGCTCATGTTGGCTTCATTGGGCATCACAAAAGAAGACATCAAATGGGCCAACCCAAAAGGAGACTTGAAAGACAATtgtgatgctttacaattgaaTTACTACCCGGCTTGTCCGGATCCGGATCGGGCCATGGGTCTTGCAGCCCATACTGACTCCACTCTCCTCACTATTCTCCATCAAAACAACACAAACGGTCTGCAGATGATGAAGGATGGATCCGGGTGGGTCACCGTTCCACCGGTCTCGGGCGGGCTAGTGATCAACGTGGGAGACCTTCTTCATATTCTATCAAACGGGTTATACCCGAGTGTCCTTCACCGGGCGGTTGTGAACCGGAACCAAGACCGTTTATCGGTGGCTTATCTTTATGGGCCCCCAAGTAGTGTCCAAATCTCACCCCTATCAAAACTAGTAGGCCCAAGTCAACCTCCTCTCTATAGATCAATTACTTGGACAGAATACCTTAGAACAAAGGCCAAGTATTTCAACAAAGCACTTTTATCCGTCAAGGTTTGTGCCCCTTTTAATGGATTTCTTGATGTAAGTGACCATAATAGTGTCACAGTCGGCTAG